One genomic segment of Pandoraea sputorum includes these proteins:
- a CDS encoding PA0069 family radical SAM protein, producing MASSFAPPPSRKGRGATANLESRFSAFRREIDETRHESDAAQECEVKFVTQVALENARTIISRNTSADIPFDRSINPYRGCEHGCTYCFARPTHAYLGLSPGLDFETRLYAKHNAAERLDAELRKRGYQPALLALGANTDPYQPIEREYGITRSVLEVLERFGHPVGITTKSALVTRDIDILSRMAARGLARVFISVGTLDADIARKMEPRANTPSRRIDAIRKLTDAGIPTGVIVAPIVPALTDFDIERVLTTAAEAGATYAAYVMLRLPREVHDVFVEWLEANYPLRARHVMSLIEQVRDGKHNSSEFGTRMKGTGLHAELIRQRFHLAARKLGLNQARPPLRNDQFCVPELPPQASDRNGPNSGHHARPDRQTANSGPATAADPQMHLF from the coding sequence ATGGCATCCTCATTCGCGCCGCCCCCGTCGCGCAAGGGCCGAGGCGCCACAGCCAATCTCGAATCGCGCTTTTCAGCGTTTCGTCGCGAGATCGATGAGACCCGTCATGAATCGGACGCTGCCCAAGAATGCGAAGTCAAATTCGTGACACAGGTCGCACTGGAAAATGCGCGAACGATCATCTCGCGCAACACCTCGGCGGACATTCCCTTCGACCGCTCGATCAATCCCTACCGTGGATGTGAGCACGGCTGCACCTATTGCTTCGCGCGCCCCACGCACGCCTACCTGGGACTCTCTCCAGGTCTGGACTTCGAGACACGTTTGTACGCGAAACACAATGCGGCAGAGCGTCTCGACGCCGAATTGCGCAAGCGCGGTTACCAACCTGCACTACTTGCGCTGGGCGCAAACACGGATCCTTATCAGCCAATCGAGCGGGAATACGGGATCACACGCAGTGTCCTGGAAGTGCTGGAGCGTTTTGGGCACCCCGTCGGCATCACCACCAAGTCGGCGCTCGTCACGCGCGATATCGACATTCTTTCGCGCATGGCCGCGCGCGGTCTGGCCCGGGTCTTCATTTCGGTGGGAACGCTCGATGCGGATATCGCCCGCAAGATGGAACCGCGAGCGAATACGCCGTCGCGACGCATCGACGCCATACGCAAGCTCACGGACGCGGGCATTCCGACAGGCGTCATCGTCGCGCCGATCGTGCCTGCGCTGACCGATTTCGATATCGAGCGAGTGTTGACGACCGCAGCCGAGGCTGGCGCAACGTACGCCGCGTACGTGATGTTGCGACTCCCCAGAGAAGTGCATGACGTCTTCGTTGAATGGCTGGAGGCCAATTACCCGTTGCGGGCTCGCCACGTCATGAGTCTGATCGAGCAGGTGCGTGACGGAAAGCACAACAGCTCAGAGTTCGGTACACGGATGAAAGGCACCGGGTTACACGCCGAATTGATTCGGCAGCGCTTTCACCTGGCCGCCCGCAAGTTGGGACTCAATCAGGCCAGGCCCCCATTGAGAAACGATCAGTTCTGCGTCCCGGAATTGCCGCCACAGGCCAGTGATAGGAACGGGCCCAATAGCGGTCACCACGCGCGTCCCGACCGGCAAACCGCGAACAGCGGACCGGCGACTGCGGCAGATCCGCAGATGCATCTTTTTTAG